One window from the genome of Hippocampus zosterae strain Florida chromosome 7, ASM2543408v3, whole genome shotgun sequence encodes:
- the atp2a1l gene encoding ATPase sarcoplasmic/endoplasmic reticulum Ca2+ transporting 1, like isoform X4 has product MENAHTKNPAECLAHFGVNEHSGLTPDQFKRNLDKYGFNELPAEEGKSIWELIIEQFEDLLVRILLLAACISFVLAWFEEGEETVTAFVEPFVILLILIANAVVGVWQERNAEDAIEALKEYEPEMGKVYRADRKSVQRIKAREIVPGDIVEVSVGDKVPADIRLVSIKSTTLRVDQSILTGESVSVIKHTEMVPDPRAVNQDKKNMLFSGTNIAAGKAIGVAIATGVSTEIGKIRDQMAATEQEKTPLQAKLDEFGEQLSKVITLICIAVWAINIGHFNDPVHGGSWIRGAVYYFKIAVALAVAAIPEGLPAVITTCLALGTRRMAKKNAIVRSLPSVETLGCTSVICSDKTGTLTTNQMCVTKMFVVKRVEGSHVDLDAFDISGSKYTPEGEVSQAGAKTNCSAYDGLVELATICALCNDSSLDYNESKKIYEKVGEATETALCCLVEKMNVFNSNVKNLSKIERANACCSVIKQLMKKNFTLEFSRDRKSMSVYCTPTKGEGSAKMFVKGAPEGVIDRCMYVRVGTTRVPLTNAIKEKIMTVIRDWGTGRDTLRCLALATCDNPLKPEEMNLEDSTKFADYETDLTFVGCVGMLDPPRKEVTGSIELCRAAGIRVIMITGDNKGTAIAICRRIGIFSEDEDVENKAYTGREFDDLPTYEQSEAVRRACCFARVEPAHKSKIVEYLQGYDDITAMTGDGVNDAPALKKAEIGIAMGSGTAVAKSASEMVLADDNFSSIVAAVEEGRAIYNNMKQFIRYLISSNVGEVVCIFLTAALGLPEALIPVQLLWVNLVTDGLPATALGFNPPDLDIMDKPPRSPKEPLISGWLFFRYMAIGGYVGAATVGGAAWWFLYDTTGPGVTYHQLSHFMQCHDENEDFSGVDCEIFEASPPMTMALSVLVTIEMCNALNSLSENQSLIRMPPWSNMWLLAAMTLSMSLHFMIIYVDPLPMIFKLTHLTFDQWMMVLKLSFPVILIDEVLKFAARNYVECTEAI; this is encoded by the exons ATGGAGAACGCACACACCAAGAACCCGGCAGAATGCCTGGCTCACTTCGGCGTGAACGAGCACTCGGGTCTGACCCCCGACCAGTTCAAGAGGAATCTGGACAAGTATGGCTTCAACG AGCTGCCCGCTGAGGAGG GCAAGAGCATCTGGGAGCTGATCATTGAGCAGTTTGAGGACTTGCTGGTCAGAATCCTGCTGCTGGCCGCCTGCATCTCTTTT GTTCTGGCTTGGTTTGAGGAAGGCGAGGAGACCGTCACCGCCTTCGTGGAGCCCTtcgtcatcctcctcatcctcatcgcTAATGCTGTGGTCGGAGTGTGGCAG GAGCGTAATGCTGAGGATGCCATCGAGGCTCTCAAGGAGTACGAGCCTGAGATGGGCAAAGTTTACCGTGCTGACAGAAAGAGCGTGCAGAGGATTAAGGCCAGAGAAATTGTCCCCGGAGACATCGTGGAGGTGTCTG TTGGTGACAAAGTCCCCGCTGACATCAGACTTGTTTCCATCAAGTCCACCACCCTGCGTGTTGACCAGTCCATCCTCACCG GTGAGTCCGTCAGTGTGATCAAGCACACCGAGATGGTTCCCGACCCCAGGGCCGTCAACCAGGACAAGAAGAACATGCTTTTCTCT GGCACCAACATCGCCGCCGGCAAGGCCATCGGCGTGGCCATCGCCACCGGAGTCTCCACCGAGATCGGGAAGATCCGCGACCAGATGGCGGCCACCGAGCAGGAGAAGACCCCTCTGCAGGCCAAGCTGGATGAGTTCGGCGAGCAGCTGTCCAAGGTCATCACTCTGATCTGCATCGCCGTCTGGGCCATCAACATTGGCCACTTCAACGACCCCGTCCACGGAGGCTCTTGGATCCGCGGTGCCGTCTACTACTTCAAGATCGCCGTCGCCTTGGCTGTGGCCGCCATCCCCGAGG GTCTGCCCGCTGTCATCACCACCTGCCTGGCCCTCGGGACCCGTCGCATGGCCAAGAAGAACGCCATTGTCAGAAGCCTGCCCTCTGTGGAGACGCTTGGCTGCACCTCTGTCATCTGCTCCGACAAGACCGGCACCCTCACCACCAACCAGATGTGTGTGACCAAG ATGTTTGTCGTCAAGAGGGTCGAGGGCAGCCACGTTGACCTCGACGCCTTCGATATCTCCGGATCAAAGTACACCCCGGAAGGCGAGGT TTCCCAGGCTGGTGCAAAGACCAACTGCAGCGCCTACGACGGACTTGTGGAGCTCGCCACCATCTGCGCACTGTGCAATGACTCCTCTTTGGACTACAACGAG TCTAAAAAGATTTACGAGAAGGTCGGTGAGGCCACCGAGACCGCCCTGTGCTGCCTGGTAGAGAAGATGAACGTGTTCAACTCCAACGTGAAGAACTTGTCCAAAATTGAGAGGGCCAACGCTTGCTGCTCT GTCATCAAGCAGCTCATGAAGAAGAACTTCACTCTGGAGTTCTCCCGCGACAGGAAGTCCATGTCCGTCTACTGCACTCCCACCAAGGGTGAAGGCAGTGCCAAGATGTTTGTCAAG GGCGCCCCCGAAGGCGTGATCGACAGGTGCATGTACGTGCGCGTCGGCACCACCCGCGTCCCCCTGACCAACGCCATCAAGGAGAAGATCATGACCGTGATCAGGGACTGGGGTACCGGCCGTGACACCCTGCGTTGCCTGGCCCTGGCCACCTGCGACAACCCTCTGAAGCCCGAAGAGATGAACTTGGAGGACTCCACCAAGTTTGCCGATTACGAG ACTGACCTGACATTTGTGGGCTGCGTGGGAATGCTCGATCCCCCTCGTAAGGAGGTGACCGGCTCCATCGAGCTGTGCCGAGCGGCCGGAATCCGCGTCATTATGATCACCG GTGACAACAAGGGAACCGCCATCGCCATCTGCCGTCGTATTGGCATCTTCAGTGAGgacgaggatgtggaaaacaagGCCTACACCGGACGCGAGTTTGACGATCTGCCCACCTACGAGCAGTCCGAGGCCGTCCGGAGAGCTTGCTGCTTTGCCCGTGTGGAGCCAGCCCACAAGTCCAAGATTGTTGAGTACCTGCAGGGTTACGATGACATCACCGCCATG ACCGGTGATGGCGTGAACGATGCCCCCGCCCTGAAGAAGGCCGAGATCGGCATCGCCATGGGCTCTGGCACTGCCGTTGCCAAGTCTGCCTCTGAGATGGTCCTGGCTGACGACAACTTCTCTTCCATTGTGGCTGCTGTGGAGGAGGGCAGAGCTATCTACAACAACATGAAGCAGTTCATTCGCTACCTCATCTCCTCCAACGTGGGCGAGGTTGTCTG TATCTTCCTGACTGCCGCTCTGGGTCTGCCCGAGGCTCTGATCCCGGTGCAGCTCCTGTGGGTCAACCTTGTAACTGACGGTCTGCCCGCCACCGCTCTGGGCTTCAATCCTCCTGATCTGGACATCATGGATAAGCCCCCACGCTCCCCCAAAGAGCCCTTGATCTCTGGCTGGCTGTTCTTCAGATACATGGCCATCGGTG GATATGTCGGTGCTGCTACCGTTGGTGGAGCCGCCTGGTGGTTCCTTTATGACACCACCGGTCCAGGAGTCACCTACCACCAGTTG TCCCACTTCATGCAGTGCCACGACGAGAACGAGGACTTCTCCGGTGTTGATTGTGAAATCTTTGAGGCTTCTCCGCCCATGACCATGGCTCTGTCCGTACTGGTCACCATTGAGATGTGCAATGCTCTCAACAG CTTGTCTGAGAACCAGTCCCTGATCCGCATGCCTCCTTGGAGCAACATGTGGCTTCTCGCTGCCATGACCCTCTCCATGTCCTTGCACTTCATGATCATCTATGTTGACCCTCTGCCC ATGATCTTCAAATTGACCCATTTGACTTTTGACCAGTGGATGATGGTCCTCAAACTTTCCTTCCCCGTCATCTTGATTGACGAGGTGTTGAAGTTTGCTGCCCGTAACTATGTTGAGT GTACAGAAGCTATTTAG